Proteins encoded together in one Canis lupus familiaris isolate Mischka breed German Shepherd chromosome 25, alternate assembly UU_Cfam_GSD_1.0, whole genome shotgun sequence window:
- the LOC119865859 gene encoding UDP-glucuronosyltransferase 1A9-like encodes MAATILTGFPLLCVCLLLTSGFAEAGKLLVVPMDGSHWFTMRLVVEQLIQRGHELVLIIPEVSWQLGKSSNFTVKTYSTTYNLEELNQMFKNFSYSQWKTQQQSSLFLVLSPLKDSLEHLFLHCKNLFSDPKLVEYIKESSFDAVFLDPFDVCGLIVAKYFSLPSVGFTRRLYCHYLEEATQCPSSPSYVPRPFSILSDVMSFRERVRNHIFHLEEHLFCHYFLKTALEVASEILQKAVTPYDLYSHMSIWLLRTDFVFDYPKPVMPNMVFIGGINCQEGKPLPKVSYLFFA; translated from the coding sequence ATGGCTGCCACAATTTTGACCGGCTTtcctctgttgtgtgtgtgtctcctgctGACATCTGGCTTTGCTGAGGCAGGCAAGCTGCTGGTAGTACCCATGGATGGGAGCCACTGGTTTACCATGCGTTTGGTTGTGGAGCAACTCATCCAAAGAGGGCATGAGTTGGTTTTAATCATACCAGAGGTGAGTTGGCAACTGGGAAAATCCTCCAATTTTACGGTGAAGACTTATTCCACAACTTACAATCTGGAGGAGTTGAATCAGATGTTCAAGAATTTCTCTTATTCTCAGTGGAAAACTCAGCAGCAAAGCTCACTTTTTTTGGTCTTAAGTCCATTAAAAGACAGTCTTGAACACCTTTTTTTACATTGTAAGAATTTGTTTAGTGATCCAAAATTAGTAGAATACATAAAGGAGAGTTCTTTTGATGCAGTGTTTCTGGATCCTTTTGATGTGTGTGGCTTAATTGTAGCCAAGTATTTTTCACTCCCATCCGTGGGCTTCACAAGGAGATTGTATTGCCATTATCTTGAAGAAGCCACACAGTGCCCCAGTTCTCCTTCTTATGTTCCTAGACCTTTCTCCATATTGTCAGATGTCAtgagtttcagagagagagtgaggaatcACATCTTCCACCTGGAGGAACATTTATTTtgccactattttttaaaaactgctttggaAGTTGCATCTGAGATCCTCCAAAAGGCTGTCACACCTTATGATCTCTATAGCCATATGTCGATTTGGCTGTTAAGAACTGACTTTGTTTTTGACTATCCCAAACCTGTGATGCCCAACATGGTCTTCATTGGAGGCATCAACTGCCAGGAGGGAAAGCCATTGCCAAAGGTAAGTTA